In the genome of Neisseria lactamica, the window GGTCAAAGAAATCACCGAAGGGAAGGCCGAACAATACCGCATGGCGATGGCAAACGTATTGTCCAACCTTGCCAACAAAGAAAACGCCATCGTCTATATCCTTTCCGGCAAACCCGAAGGCATAGACCTCTTTATCGGCGTGGCGGGAAAACGCGGCAACGATGTTGCCGACGATGCCAAAATGCTGAAACAGTCTTTTGAAGGCAACTTTTTAGGTGCGGTATTAGAAAACGTCAAAGACGACGGCGGCTTCCCCGCGCTGTTTGCCAAAGCAGGCAACGTCGGCATCGTAACCGGCGTACCGTCCTTCAATGAAGAAAACAACCTCGTTGAGGGCGAAGACTTTCAAAGCATTGAACGCCTGGTCAACACCATGGGCAGCAGCACATGGCAGATGGTTGTCGTTGCCGAACCGGGCAGCGAATCCGCCGTTTACAAAACCCTGTCCGACATCTACGACCTCTCCACCCGCCTGTCCGCAAAAACCAAATACTCGCTGCAACAATCGGAAAACGAAGGCAGCAGCAGGGGCATTACCAAAGGGACATCCGAAGGCGTAACCCATGGAGAAAACAAAGGGGAAAGCCGAAGCGAAACCAAGGGGGTTTCCGAGAGTAAGGGGACAAGCTCAGGCACATCAAGCAGCAGTTCCAACAGCGGAATAAGCGACACCAAAGGAACAAACTCAAGCATACAGACAGGCACAAACAGCGGCACCTCCACCTCCACCAACAAAGGCATCAGCGAGTCCACCAGCGACACCCGCAACCAAGGCACATCGTTCTCGCTGACCCGCGAAAACGTCAACAAACATTACGAGCAGATTCAAAGCCACCTGAACGACACCCAGATCGAACGCTTCCGTTTGGGCTTGAGCAAAGGCATGTTCCGCGCCGCCGTTTACCTCTGCTCCGAAGACAGCGACACCTACGAACGGCTGTCCCGCAGCGTACTGGCGATTTTCCAAGGCTCGAAAGCCGCCTTTACCCCCTTGCGCGTCCACAGGCTGGAAACCCTGAAACACCCCGCTTTTGAAGACATTTTGCAGATCCGCCGGTTTTCAGACGGCAAATACCTCCAAGAACAGGCAGACAGCACCACCGTACACAGCATACCCAAACAGGACGGCGGCACGCTTGCCTGCGCCACATGGCTCAACACCCGTGAGCTGGCGCTGCTGACCGGCCTGCCCTGTATCGAGCTGCCCGGCATCAAGCTGCGCAAAAGCGTGTCGTTTGCCGTCAATACCGTAGACGGCGGCAAAGACACCCCGACCGTCAAACTCGGCAAGGTCAAACAAGAAGGCAGGATACTCGAAAGCAAACCCGTCGAAATCCCGACCGACGCATTAAACAAACACGTCTTCGTAACCGGCGTAACCGGTGCAGGCAAAACCACCACCTGCATGAAGCTGCTTTTGGAAACAGGCTTCCCCTTTACCGTCATCGAACCGGCGAAAACCGAATACCGCGCCCTCAACCGGCAAGTAGAAGGCGTGCAGTATTACAGCCTCGGACGGGAAGACCTGACCACATTCCGCCTCAATCCTTTCGAGCTGGTATCCAAACACCAAAACCTGACCGGACACATCAGCATGCTCAAAGCCACGATGGCCGCAGTATTCCCTATGGAGGCCTCCATGCCCTTCATCATAGAAACCGCGATTATCCGGTCGTATCAGCTCAAAGGCTGGGACATTGCCAACAACACCAACTACCTGGTTGACGATCCTTGGAACACCGAAGAAAGCGTCTGGCCGACCTTCAGCGAAATGATTGCCGAACTCGACAACGTCATCAAAGCCGCCGGCATGGGCAAAGAATTTGAAGAAAAATACAGAGGCTCGCTGGTTTCCCGCCTTGAAAGCCTGACCAAGGGCATACGCGGCACCATGATCAACACGCCCCGCTCCCTCGATTTCGACAAGCTGCTCGACCAGAAAGTCGTCATCGAATTGGACGAACTCAAAGACGAAGAAGACAAAGCCTTCTTCATGGGGCTGATTATCGGACGTTTGGCGGAATGCATGAAACAGCGCCACCGTACCGACAACCGCTTCAGGCACATTACCCTCGTCGAAGAAGCGCACCGCCTCCTCTCCAAGCCCGAACCCGGCGCGGACGGCTCCAAAAAACTCGGTGTAGAAATGTTTGCCAACCTTTTGGCAGAAGTCCGCAAATACGGCGAATGCCTGGTGATAGCCGACCAGATTCCCAACAAGCTGGTATCAGACGTATTGAAAAACACCAATACCAAGATTATCCACCGCCTTTTTGCCGCCGACGACCGCAGCAGCATCGGCGACACCATGAGTCTGAATGACGAACAGAAAGATTTCCTGCCCCTGCTCGCACCCGGCGAAACCGTCATTTACAGCGGCGGATGGCATGCCCCCGTACGCGCGCAAATCGACCAGCTCGTCAACACCGTTGCCGAAGAGATTGAAGAAGGCGAAATCCAAAAAATCGGACAGGAGCAGCTTTGGCTCCAATCCGAACGCCTCTTTCCGTCCGTCCGCCGCCTGAACCTGCTGCACACGCCAGAAGCCTTTGCACGCGCCGTGTCATATGCCCGTCGGCTTGCCAATATGCTGGTATCTGTCGCACAGCTTGCAGACGGCAACAACGGCCGGTTCTACGAACCCGGCAAAACGATGGCGCAAAAAATCGCCGGCCGCCTTGCCGTACAGATTGCGCAGATGCGGCAGGAAACGGCTTTGGATCGGCAAACGACGGCACAGCTTATCGCCGCCGTCATGAAAGACGCGCAGCCGACCGGCATTTTGAACGGGCAAAAAAACTTTGCCCAACTGCAAACCGCGCTGGATACCCTCATCGGCATACTTGAAACCGATGCCGGCAGCTTGACCGACCGCATCGCACCGGACAGCAAGTTGCGCAACGCCGTAACAAAAACTTTGGGCAAATGCAGCCTGATTTAAAGCAAAACCGCCGTCGGCTACAAATGCCGTCTGAAAAGCGTCAGGTCTGATTTTCAGACGGCATCCGCCTCGCGCGGCCTACTATCTCAAACAACACTTAAAAGGAGTATTCATATGGGTTTTTGGTCTTCCGTTTGTTCAGCCGTCAGCAGCGTATGCTCTGTCGCCGGTTCATTTGCCAGAGGTTTAGGCACCAGCCTTTCCATCATCTCTTCCGCCATCGACATCGTCTGCCAGGTAGCCAAAACCATCGGCCAGGCATTGGGCATTGTTGCCCAGAAGCAGGATATCCCCGATATCGGAGACCGCGCCATCCAGGCGGAAGCGGCGGGCATCGTTCCCGAAAAATTCGAGAAATACGACGAATACCTTGCCGCCATTCAAAACTTCAAGCTCGACCCCGAGCGCAGCAAAGAGATTTCCATGAAAGACAAGCAATGGGCGGGCATATCCGTCGTTGCGCGCGGCATTGAGGAAAAATTCGACCTGCAAACGGGTACGGCGGGGCGCATGATGATACTTGCCGCCGGCGATTCCGGCTTCTTTACGGGCGAGCGTATGCTCGGCTGGCTCAAAAGCGGCAACCTCAGCATGGACAGGGTCGCAGACTACTTCGACCGCAAACTCGACGGCGCAGACAGCATGGACATGGAAGAACAGCTGATTCTGCACGAAAAAGCCAGCGGTTCGCCCGATTCCGATTCAGTGATCGAAACGAGAATCCTCGAAGCCGGGGACAACTACTCAAACTACCTGAAAAATTTCTCCTAAAAAATACTGACGGAGTATGCCGTCTGAAAGGGTACTTCAACCTTCAGACGGCATTGCCGCCGATATCGAAACCAGGCCGGCGCAATATGCCGGCATTTCCGACAAGGATGCAATATGAAAAAAAGCTTCGCCCTGATTATCGTACAAGACGAAATACAGGTATTTGAACAAGAACAATCCGTCTGGCGCGTTTACCCCGTTTTCCGGGAAGGGCGCAACAGTCTCAAGAACAAGACCGCCGCCGAAATCGTCGAAAAAATCAACGAATACCTCAACTCTTCCGACAATCTGAAAGAAGTGGATTTCTTTATCGTTGCCGACCGGCCGGGTTACGCGCGCGGCCTGCCCGAAACCTTCGGCAAACTCGGCAACGAAAGCTGGCAGCTGGTTTTATGGCAATCGGCAAAAGAGCGCGCCGTCCTCGTCAAACCGCTCAAAAAAGGCGAAACCGCCCACCACGACACCCAATGGCTGGCAAGCGTACTGATTCCGACCGTCGAAGGCAGCCTGCGCTATCAAGACGAAGCCCTGCTCAAAGAGCACGAGCGCGACCTGGCCCGCCATCATGAAGAACAGGAAAAGATAAAAGAAGCCATGGAGAAACTCGGCGGCGAACGCCATGTCCTTGAAGCCGAAATCAACCGCCTCAAAGCACAGCTCGCCCTGCTCGACCGTCCGAGTATGGAACAACTGGCCACCTACCTGCCCGTGCTGTACCGCAACTTCTGGAACAGCGTCAAACCTTCCGACCTTGCGCTGCTGGCCGGAAGGTACAACCTGCCCGAGGTCCCCTCGCCCTTCCCCGAACCCGACAACCACACCGTCGCCCAAATGAAAAAACGCCTGCAGGCCATGCCCGTTCAAGAACAGGAGAGGCTGCGCGAATTTTGTGCAGAGCTGCCCTCAAACCTGAACATCCGCCCCGAAATGCGTTTTTTCTTCGAATAAGCCCGACCGAAATAGGAGACAGTTATGAAAATCAAAGAATGTCTGCCCGAAATCATCAAACTATTGAGCAGTATCAACAACAAGCTCGACCGCCCCGAAGGACGCGCCGGTATGCCGTCTGAAAACGGCGCGCATGCCGAACAAGCGGAGCGGCAGCTTCACACCGCCCAAGCGCGGCACGCCGAACACGCCGCCGAACTCGAACGCGCCCTGAAAGAAGAAAAACAGCGCGCCGAACAACTGGAGCGGCAGCTTCACGCCGCCCAAGCGCAGCACGCCGAACACACTGCCCGACTCGAACGCGCCCTGCAGGAAGCGCAGGAACGCGCCCGCGCCGGAGGAGGGAAAGCCGCCGAAGAAGCAAAAAAACAAATGCTGGACAAAATCGAAGAACAAATCAGGTTCCAAATGGCGCTGGAGCATGATGCCGCATTGGAGCAGGGCTTGTTGGGCAAATATGCCGACATAGAAAAACTGCCCAAGCTGGTCCGTACCGTCGCCATCGTTTCCCAATGGAAGCAGGTCGAGCGCGTCTGGGACGACCTCAAAAAACGCTGCGACGCCCAAAGGCGCGCCGCCACGGAAAGCGAGCTGGCCATCCTGAAGGGCTGCATCGACATCCACAACCTCTCCTATACCGAAGGCTACAACCTCGCCTCATTGAAAAACATCGCCGCCGGCACGGCGTTCAATATGAAAGAACACACCCGCGCAACACCGACCGGCGACACCGTCGCCGAACAATGGCTGCCCGCCCTCGTCAACGCCGGCGGCATCGTCAGCCGTCAGGCGCTGGTTGCCACAAAATAGGCAGCGTCCCGCCCTGCGGGATACCGTTTGAAACCTTACGGTCCGCCGGTTAAAAACCGCTTGCGGGCCGTCAAAAATGAAAGGAAACAGATATGGGTTTTTGGTCAAGTACAGGAAGTATGAATAGTTCATTTGCGGCTGCTGTTCTGTCGAACTTCCAGCCTTCCACGCAACAGAAACAGGCAAACAAACCGAAAGCTTCAAAGGGGGGGGCGAAATGAATACCATCATAGTCCCCGATATCGGCGGTCATGAAAACGTCGACATCATCGCCGTAGAAGTCAAAGCGGGCGACACTATTGCCGTTGACGACACCCTGATTACATTGGAAACCGACAAAGCTACGATGGACGTAACTGCCGATGCGGCAGGCGTGGTCAAAGAAGTGAAAGTCAAAGTCGGCGACAAAGTCTCCGAAGGCGATGTCATCCTAATCCTCGAGTCTGAAGAACCGTCCGAAACCATTGAAACAACCGACCCGTGGCAAGACGAAGCCTCGGGTACTTTACAGGAAATCAAAGCAATGCACCCAAATCATTATTTCTCCGCCTTGGAGAACCACCTTGCCAAGCGGCAAAACCGATACGCGAAAAGTATCAAAGCCCTCTGCGACAGCATAAGGCAACACCGGATGTGCGCCATCCTGCCTGCCGGTGCCGACATTTCCGCCCAAAACGCCCTGGCAAACTGCGACCTGCTGCTGGATACCCAAACCCTATCCGTGTGGTACACGAATATGAATAAGCCAATTTACAGCAAAGACCGGGCACAAAAGATCGTCAAGATATATCAGATATTGTCTTCCCAAGAATGGCGTATTCCAAATGATACGGAGCTTAAGCACTTTACCCGTCTTGCTCGCAAGTTCAACCCTTGGCGGCAAGGAGATAATTACAGGCTGTTTGGGTCTGACTACTGGCATTGTTTAAACCGCTCCGAACATTGGATTACGGATTTGTATTACGACACAATAGGGAACTATGACGCATCCTCCGGCCACATCGCCGCCGTCAACACCAAAGTCGCCACCTATCTGCCCGCCTTTATCTGCTATCTGCACGAAAAAGGCATGCAACTGGTTCCGACCGATGGCGACCGCATCGAACTCCTAAAGCGGCTGCCCGGGCTGCCGCCTTCTTTGAAACAAGTCCTTGCCGATATCGATTACGGCCGCTGCCGCCTGCCCAAGCTCGAAGACAACTGGTTCAGCGATGTCAACAAGGGCTTGTGGGAGGCGCACGGCTTGGATGACGAGCAGCAGGACAAGCTGAAACTGCGCGCGCGCGATCCCAAAATCGACATCCGCCCGGGCAACGTCGGCATCGACTTCGGCACGAGCAGCACCGTCGTTTCCTACACCGACGACAACAACCGCGCCAAACTGCTGCGCATCGGCGTGGACGATTTCTACGCCGCGCCGCGCGCCGAACACTACGAAAACCCCACGGTTTTGGAATTTATCGATTTTCAGGCGTTTTTGAAGGCATGGCGGGAAACCGCCTATCAGCCGCTGGTGCGCTGGGACGACGTGCGCTGCTCGCACGAGGCGCAGCTCAATTTCCGCCACAACGACGGCAATCCGCGCGTGGTCGGCTCGGTATTGGGCAAAATCAAGCAGTGGGCCTTGCGCCAAGACCGCGACTTCCGCCTGCGGATTACCGATCAGGCAAAAGGTTTCGAGCATGAGTTTGCGCCTTTGTCTTTACGCAATCCGGTCAAAGGGCAGATGCTGGCGGTCAGCGGAGACGACGTATTCGACCCCATCGAGCTGTATGCGTGGTTCTTGGGGCTGAACATCAACTGGCGCAGCCGGGGCATTTTCTTAAATTATTACATGACCTTCCCCGTCGCCTATCCGAAAGACGTAAAAGAAAAAATCCTCGCCTCCTTCCGGCGCGGCCTGCTCCGCAGCCTGCCGCAGCCGCTCGCGGAAAATACGGAAGTGATGGAAGGCTTCAAAGTCGAGGAATGCGCAACCGAGCCTGCGGCTTATGTCGCCGTCGCCATGCACGCCCACAATATCGAACCGACCGACGACGGCATCGCCTATGCCGTGTTCGACTTCGGCGGAGGCACGACCGACTTCGACTACGGCTACTACCGCTGGGCAAATGAGGAAGAGGAAAATTTGGGGCTTGAGGAAATCTTCGAACACCTCGAAGCGGCGGGCGATAAATTCCTGGGCGGCGAAAACCTCTTGGAAAACTTGGCGTATATCGTGTTCCGCAACAATCTGGACATCTGCCGCGACAAGCGCATTTCCTTTACCCGGCCGCTCGATGCGGAAGATTTCGCCGGCTCGGAAATGCTGTTGGAAAAAACTCAGGCGGCAGGCACGAATACGCTGATGCTGATGTTGAAGCTGCGCGCCTACTGGGAAAAGGGCGAAATCAGCGAAACAGGTACGGAAAGCATCGACCTGATCGACCGCGACGGCAACCGTACCAACTGCACCCTGCGCCTGCCAGTCGACGAACTCGACCGCTACTTGGACAACCGTATCGCACACGGTATCGAGAGCTTCTTCGCCGCAATGAAAAAAGCCTTTAACGACCGGATGCCGGAACACGTCCATATCCTGCTGGCGGGCAATTCCAGCCGCAGCAGGCGCGTTACCGATGCATTCGGGCTGTCCACCGACGAAACCAGGGACGCACTTGCCGAAGAACGCTGGCAGCGTACGCAGGAATCGATCAAACGCATTTTCACAGATGCGCCGCCGCAAATGACTGCTTACCGCCCGCTGGACGCGGAAGGTAACGATGAATCGGCATTGACCGCCAAAACGGGGGTTGCCTTAGGTATTTTGCGGATTTGCGATGCGGACAAAGTAAAGGTCATCAGCCATACCGCCGACGCAAACGACGGCGGAGAAGCGCCGTTTGCCCACTATGTCGGCAAAATCCGCCGCCGCAAATTCCAAGCGGGCATCAACCGCAGCGATGCCTACCAGGAATGGAAGGAAATCGGCGTGGTGTCGGAAAAAGGTATTTTCAACCTTTTCCACACGCAATCGAACCTCGCATACGGCGGCAATATGGAAGAAGGCCATACCGAGCTGAAAATTAAAAAAATCGAGTTTCCTGCGGCAGAGGCAGGGAAAAAAGTGTTCGCCCGTGCGGTCGCACCGGATAAAATCGAGGTGTGCACCGCACCCGATGCGGCAAACATCGCCCAAGACTGCCTGCAGGAACTGATGCTCAACTGATGCCTGCGCCATGCCGTCTGAACGGTTTTTCAGACGGCATTTCGAATGCTTGGGCAAACGGCTTGCGGCTTGGTATAGTGGATTAACAAAAATCAGGACAAGGCGACGAAGCCGCAGACAGTACAGATAGTACGGCAAGGCGAGGCAACGCCGTAGTGGTTTTTGTTAATCCACTATATGATGCACTTGCCCGATACGCCGACGGCCGTAAACACTTTTTGACAGGAGCTTCCGTATGGACGATGTGAAAACCCTCTATAAAACCCGCCGCGACGGGTATTCCGAAGCCTTCCGCCTGCGCGTCCACCGTTCTTTGAGCTGGCTGGACAAGGCGCGGGAA includes:
- a CDS encoding ATP-binding protein encodes the protein MSNLKTLSDSLQNAVTSADAQFPDLSRISTEAGLPADRMGYRFYRVKEITEGKAEQYRMAMANVLSNLANKENAIVYILSGKPEGIDLFIGVAGKRGNDVADDAKMLKQSFEGNFLGAVLENVKDDGGFPALFAKAGNVGIVTGVPSFNEENNLVEGEDFQSIERLVNTMGSSTWQMVVVAEPGSESAVYKTLSDIYDLSTRLSAKTKYSLQQSENEGSSRGITKGTSEGVTHGENKGESRSETKGVSESKGTSSGTSSSSSNSGISDTKGTNSSIQTGTNSGTSTSTNKGISESTSDTRNQGTSFSLTRENVNKHYEQIQSHLNDTQIERFRLGLSKGMFRAAVYLCSEDSDTYERLSRSVLAIFQGSKAAFTPLRVHRLETLKHPAFEDILQIRRFSDGKYLQEQADSTTVHSIPKQDGGTLACATWLNTRELALLTGLPCIELPGIKLRKSVSFAVNTVDGGKDTPTVKLGKVKQEGRILESKPVEIPTDALNKHVFVTGVTGAGKTTTCMKLLLETGFPFTVIEPAKTEYRALNRQVEGVQYYSLGREDLTTFRLNPFELVSKHQNLTGHISMLKATMAAVFPMEASMPFIIETAIIRSYQLKGWDIANNTNYLVDDPWNTEESVWPTFSEMIAELDNVIKAAGMGKEFEEKYRGSLVSRLESLTKGIRGTMINTPRSLDFDKLLDQKVVIELDELKDEEDKAFFMGLIIGRLAECMKQRHRTDNRFRHITLVEEAHRLLSKPEPGADGSKKLGVEMFANLLAEVRKYGECLVIADQIPNKLVSDVLKNTNTKIIHRLFAADDRSSIGDTMSLNDEQKDFLPLLAPGETVIYSGGWHAPVRAQIDQLVNTVAEEIEEGEIQKIGQEQLWLQSERLFPSVRRLNLLHTPEAFARAVSYARRLANMLVSVAQLADGNNGRFYEPGKTMAQKIAGRLAVQIAQMRQETALDRQTTAQLIAAVMKDAQPTGILNGQKNFAQLQTALDTLIGILETDAGSLTDRIAPDSKLRNAVTKTLGKCSLI